The DNA region ttctagcgagtacaaaccgagtctatccagtctctattGCACTTGGCAGCTGCGAGGAGCTAGTATCTTTGGCTGCTTTCACCACATCTGCCCACAGCTCCAGCCCTCTTCTGCCATCTATTTATCTAACCTGCAGGTTGTGGGGAAGAGCGTAACgtacataaattcataaatttcatgtcacaggagcattcagcccatcaagtctactccgccattcaatcatggcagatctatcactccttcctaaccccattctcctgccatctccccataacctctgacacccgtactgatcaagaatctatctatctctgccttcacggCCTttgcagccgtctgtgacaaagaattccacagattcaccaccctctgactaaagaaattcctcctcaactccttcctaaaagaacatcctttaattctgaggccgtgacctctggtcctatactctgccactagtggaaacatcctctccacatccactctatccaagcctttcactattctgtaagtctgtggaattctctacctcagagggcagtggaggccggttctctggatgctttcaagagagctagttagggctcttaaagatagtggagtcaggggatatggggagaaggcaggaatgggaccatgatcacatttaatggctcgaaaggccaaatggcctactcctgagcctattgtgtattgtctattgtctattgtaccttttcaatgagatcccccctcattcttctaaactccagcgagcactgacccagtgccgtcaaacgctcatcataggttaatccgctcattcctgggatcattcccgtaCAAGTAAGTAAACTACAGGCCCACCACCGACATTCCGGCAACCAGCGGGCCGGCACCTCTTTTAATCCGGACAAATTTACGAGAGCGAGTTTGAAATCCCCCTGGAAGTCCCCCCGGAAATGTGGCCACCAGGCCGGGTGAGCCGGCCGATCtccacctcatcgggacttccgaaTCTGCCCCCTGCTGCCGAGGCCCAGTCGAgggccggcagatccgttcccatagccgactatCGAGGCCGACTTTGCAGGCCGGTATCTCGGCCTCTCGGCGGCCTAGGCGGAAGGTtccggtaccgttggactcctcttggAGGCCGTGGCCTCTGTTGGTGCGGCAACGTGGTCCGGCaacatctcaccagggactaactttactgtaccactctactgcttttttaaaaattgctgttttttcccctttttccttccacccacaatatttaatatgtaaaagaatatgtaattctgttccattctgtttgtagtttgtttggttgtttgtttgtttgtccttttgcacaaagtccgcgagcattgccaattttcatttcactgcacatctcgtatgtgtatgtgatgaataaacttgacttgacttgacttgaccttgacttgacttgacccagaaaggctctggaaccaaaggtgccggaaaatcagtggtggagttaagagtcacgagtgttttattgtcacatgaaattcttacttgctgcagtacaacagaatatgtgaatatgtcaacattgtatataacgggtggaaagaagaaaaagttcaataaatactaCTTGTTATTGCCGATCGTGCACTACTGCCGAGTAAGGGATTACAGAATGCTCGAGgatcattgtataagtagtagggacaaagaactgcagatgctggttaatacacaaaaggacacaaagttctggagtaactcagcgggtcaggcagcatctgtggagaacatggttaggtgacgtttcacagagtgctggagtaactcagcgggtcaggcagcatctgtggagaacatggtaggtgacgtttcacagagtgctggagtaactcagcgggtcaggcagcatctgtggagaacgtggataggtgacgtttcacagagtgctggagtaactcagcgggtcaggcaacatctgtggagaacgtggataggtgacggttcacagagtgctggagtaacttggtgtaCTATCTTTGCGTATtaaccttttctccagaaacaggcccttaggcccaccgagtctgtgctgaccagcgatcaccccatacactagcactatgatacaccagtgacaatttacagaagcccattagcctgcaaacccgcacgtctttggagtgtgggggggaaaccgaagcacccggagaaaacccacgcggtcacagggaggaacgtacaaactccatacagacagcacccgaggtcaggaacgaacccgggtctctgatgctgtgaggcagcaactctaccgttgcgccaccgtgcctccagaGGTGACGAGTTTAACTTGGCAgaagatacgatagaactttttttatcccaggagggaaatcgatctgccaacagtcataaaaacacaagatacatgaaacatgaaattaaagtgacaagtgaaaggattgggggatgtgcaaagattgggcggTGGagtgtctcagtctcagtctaccccacgacagaatggagcggctgggcttgtacactctggagtttagaagaacgagaggggatcttattgaaacatatagattattaagggtttggagacgctagaggcaggaaacatgttcccgatgttgggggagtccagaaccaggggccacagtttaagaataaggggtaagccatttagaacagagacgaggaaacactttttcatccagagagttgtgagtctgtggaattctctgcctcagagggcggtggaggccggttctctggatactttcaagagagagctagatagggctcttaaagatagcggagtcagcggatatggggagaaggcaggaacggggcactgattggggatgatcagccatgatcacattgaatgcggtgctggctcgaagggccgaatggcctactcctgcacctattgtctattgactattgactagaagggggaggggttgtacagtttgatagccacagggaagaaggatctcctgtggcgttgtgtgctgcatcttggtgcaaccagactgttgctgaaggtgctcctcaggttgaccagtgtgtcatggagggggtgagctgtattgtccaggatgctccgcagtttgaggagaccAAGACCAAACCTCCTGTGAATCCAACTCCGACTCCAGCCCCCCGGGGCGGAGCCGGCCTTCCCGATGAGCCAGTGTGGGTACAGTAGTATGTGGAGCACGGAagatgcgggccgaagggcctgtccctgggTCTGTTTTCCAGTCCCTGCCTTTTCAAGTGTGGGTTAACGATGCTTGTGAATCACGGTGTGAGTCTCGGAAGCAGGTTGACAAAGTGCCAACGATGTACGTTCTAAAGAGGAACAGAGACATGCTCGACAAGGCAGCTTGTTCCTGCGGCATCTCACGCAATGATGTGTTGCCAGCATGTATTTTAAACCAGGGAGAGGTGGCAGACTCTGTCcagcggtgggggtggggggtgcaagGGAATTTAAACCGTTGCCCCTCCCACACCGACTTTAATCTTGCAGCTGGGAGCTGCTTTCTCCAGCTACTGTTggggtctcctctcctctcctctcctcctctccccccttctctctcctctcctctcctctcctctctcctctatctcactctctcctctcctctcctctctcctctcctctcctctcctcctcccctctcctctcctctcctatcatctcctctcctctcccctcctctcctcccttctctctcctcccctcccctctcctctcctctccacccttctctctcctctccctgtctcctctcctctctcctctcatctccccccttctcctctccctgtctcctcgtctctcctctctctctctcctctcctatcctcctccctctccctctcctcgcctaccctccaatcctctcttttccttccctctcctcctctccccccccatccccctctcatctcctccccccccccccccccccctcccccctccccccccccccccccccccccccccacatcctacccccctgcaccccccccccaaccccccccccccccccccccgtgtggatCACACTGCCCCGCCACAGGTAAGCAAAGACTTCATCGCTCTGGGGATTTGTGGGGGGTAGCGACCTGAACCTGTGACAGGATGGTTCGTAgctggagggagggtgaggggaggggagggggagaggggggggtgaggagagtggggagagggagtggggagagggagtggggaggggggggtgggggcgtagGGTTGGAGGGACCTGGATAAATGGATGCAGTTGGAATggtgaaggggggaaggggggggggcagggcagtgCCAATATAGCAGCATGttgtagatgggctgaatggcctgttagtgtgcgggtggcAGATGGGGCAGTCGGAGGAGAGGCTGGAGTTACACAGGAAGATCCCAGGTACATGAGCTTGGATGTGGCAGGATGAACCAGGATAGCGCGGCACCTCctcaccacaccaccccccccccccccccccccagtgtgacCTTCACtcaccccagcccctcccccccccccctccccctcaccctcgccccccctctcatccccgcccccccccccccaccccacccccccccctcacccccccccctcccccccccccccccctcaccctcgccCCCCCCTAGAGCATGGTACTCCCTCACCCCTgcctcaccaccctcccccccctcaccactgCCCCATCCTAAGggcaacctttccacacagagggcggtgggtgtacggaacgaggcAGTTGGCAGAgattctcacaacatttaaaatacatttgggcaggtacatggataggaccggtttggagggatctgggccgaacgcaggcaggtgggacttgcattgatggggcatgttggttagtatggatgagtcgggccgaagggcctgtgcccgtgctgtgtgactcccctcctctctcccacgtCCTTTTGCTTCGGCTCGAAGTAGAGACTCCTGGCATGGACTTGGGAGTCGGAGACAGGGATTAGatgattttttgttttaattgtcatgtgtaccgtggtacagtgaaaagcttttgttacatgctgaccagtcagcggaaaaacaatacatgattacaatcgagccatccacagtgtacagattcaggataagggaataacgtttagtgcaaggtaaagccagcaaagtccgatcgagatagattcaagattcaagagagtttattgtcatgtgttccagataggacaatgaaattcttgctttgcttcagctcaacagactatagtaggcataaataaatacagaacagatcagtgtgtcaatataccattgaatatatatatatatacacacataaataaacctataaacaggtagacacaaactgctggagtaactcagcgggtcaggcaacatctctggagagaaggaatgggtgatatttcgggtcgagacccttcttcagagttactccagcatgtcgtgtctatcttcgattgtaaccagcgtctgcagttccttcccacacaaagggcagtggtatgaatattgatttctctcacttcaggtagccccggcattccctctctctctatccctcccccacacaagtcgcaccagcttcttgttctcatccAGCAAaccgctaacaatggcccgtttactTTCTCATCGtgcctttttttgcatatctttcattcattgttctttatctctccacatcaccagctatatctctcgtttcccttatccctaaccagtctgaacaagggtctcgacccgaaacgtcacccattccttctctccagagatgctgcctgtcccgctgagttactccagcattgtgtgtctgtcaggggatagtcagagggtctccagtgaggtagcgGGTAGTTCAGGGCTGCAGTTAGGGGGAAAGGGcgcccctctatctctctcccccccccccccccttactggacctgcccccctcccccagccaggGGCGGTCTCTGCACGTGATGGACGCGGCTGGACAGCAATGGTCAGCGGACAGCTGGTGGCCAAAATTAGCCCGGGACTTATTCCGGGAATTGGTTTATCcacggggggaggtgggggtgggagggggagaggaggccgGGACAGAGCAGGATcatttcctgccccccccccccccccccccaccctccacccctctctctgacTGACTCtgaggctctggagagggacgaggggaaggggggagatgggaagggtCGCCTTGAATGACAGACACCCCTCCCAAGGTCAATCCATTCCCCATTCCccatcccacctctccctctctcgctccttctctccctccctccctctctcgctccctcactccctccctctctcgctgcctttctctccctctctctccctcgctccctctccctctctccctccctctctccccccctccctctctctctctctcccactctccctctcccactctctctcgccctctctccctctctccctcaccccttctctctcccgctctcccccttctcctccccctctctctccctccctctctctccctctcccttccccttctccgcccccccatcatccctccctccctccccagaccccccccccacacacccacaccccctctctcactccctccccccccggatAAAAATATCCAcggtccctcctccctcccactctcccatctctcgtctcccctcccccctctctccctctcgacccgaaactccctcccccccacagatctccctgacctactgagttactccacaccctctccccatccccagatCTCCTGACGCCACCCAGCATCATATCTCTGCACACACCCCTGACACAACAGCCCCTcccaagaccccccccccccacacacacacattcacccaCGACTCTCTcaatctgcccacacaccccctgaTAAAAATATCCACGGTCCAGAATTAGACTGGGAATGTGTGGATCGTTCCGGGAAATCAGCCCACATCAACAAAGACCATCTCtcgatctccctctcccccgactctagagttgctgccttacagcgaatgcagccccggagacccgggttcgaacccgactacgggcgctgtctgtatggagtttgtacgttctccccgtgacctgtgtgggttttctccgagatgttcagtttcctcccacactccaaagacgtacaggcttgcaggttaattgacttggggtaaatgtaagttgtccctagtgggtgtaggatagtgttagtgtgcggggatcgctggtcggcgcggacccggagggccaaagggcctttttccacgctgtatctctaaactaaatacatgattacaatcgagtcattcacagtgtacagatacatgaggaggtagttgaggcatgaactatcacatttaaaagatacttggacaggtacatggctaggacaggttgaCAGGTGTTTTTCCCAAATAcgtcaggtgggactggtgtagatgggacatgttggtcggtatgggcaagttgggctgaagggccagtttctgcgcagtatcattctggagttcagaaggatgagagggtatcatattgaaacatataagattgttaagggcttggacacgctagaggcaggaaacatgttcccgatgttgggggagtccagaaccaggggccacagtttaagtataaggggtaagccatttagaacggagacgaggaaacactttttctcacagagagttgtgagtctgtggaatgctctgcctcagaggccggttctctggatattttcaagagtgagctagatagggctcttaaagatagcggagtcaggggatatggggagaaggcaggaacggggtactgattgggaatgatcagccatgatcacattgattggcggtgctggctcgaagggccgaatggccgactcctacacctcttgtctattgtttcTGCGCTATGACTACGAGTATAatgaagatgggccgaagggccagttgagTTGCAGTGTGACTGTGTTGTTGTGTCCACAGGTGCGTGTGGCCGGAGTGATGGTGACCATCCGAGTGATGCTGCtgggcagtgagctggtgggcaagACCTCGCTGGTGGTCTGCTTGACCACCCGCCTCTTCCCCCGTGACAGCCTGCCCACGGTCTTCGACTCCTTCAGCACGCAGCTGCGCCTGGGCGAGCGGACGGTGGTGCTGAACGTGTGGGACACGGCTTCGCAGGAGGAGCACCGCCTGTCCGTGCGCCAGTTCTACTACCCGCTGGCCGACATCTTCCTCATCTGCTTCTCCATCGGCGACCCCTCCTCCTTCGAGCGGGTGTGGGCCGACTGGTACCGCGAGGTGCGCCAGCACCGGCCCGACGTGCCCGTGCTCCTGGTGGGCACCAAGAAGGACCTCCGGCAAGAACAGGCCGCCGCCGGCCAGCGCCAGGCCGCGCCCGTCTCCTACCAGCAGGGGGCCCGGCTGGCCCGCAGGATGAGGGCCGTCAAGTATCTGGAATGTTCCGCCCTGCAGCGGGAGGGGGTGGGCGAGGTCTTCGAAGAGGCCGCCAGGGCCGTCTTGAGGGGGGGGCGCTCCAAACGCACCCGATCCTGCGTGCTgacgtgaccccccccccccccccccccccctctcctccccccccccccccccccctataatgTTACCAGGACTGCAGGGAGAGGTTCAACACAATTGGGACTATATTCATcagaggatgattcagttcagtttagtctatcgtcccgtgtaccgaggtacagtgaaaagcatttgttgcgtgctaaccagtcagcggaaagacaatacatgattacaatcgagccgtccacagtgtacagatacaggataaagggaataacgtttcgtgcaaaataactccgatcaaggatagtccgaaggggtctccaatgagttagctGGTAGTCCAGGGCGATCTTAacgaggtggataaaatcatgaggggaatagatcgggtagacgcacagagtctcttggccagagtaggggaagcgaggaccagaggacataggttaatggtgagaggggaaagatttagtaggaactcgagaggtaacgttttccacacagagggtggtggatgtatggaacaagctggcagaggaggtggttgaggctgggactatcgcaacgtttaagaaacatttggacaggtacatggataggacaggtttggagggatatgggccaaacgcaggcgggtgagactagtgtagatgttggtcagtgtgggcaagttgggccgaagggcctgttcccatgctgggtgacaatgtggaaacaggcccctcattaATGTCGCTAGAAATGAACCAATCTCCCAGTTTCCTAAACccttcagaagggtcccgacccgaaacattctccagagatgctggtcccgagatgctgcccgacctgctgagttactccagcactcgaaacgttctccacagatgctgcctgacccactgagttactccagcactctgtgaaacgtcatctatctacGTTCATCAGTGTCGGCAGGGATAAgtttggccaaagagcctgtttacgtgttgtatgactctgtgactctcaaAGGGTTATGGGGGTTTTCTAACAGTTTGCAGTGCTCTTAGGGCGAAGCCATTCTGCCTGTCAAGCCTGTGCTATCCCTATGAGAGAGAGTTGTTCGCCCAAAGTTCTTGCCATTGGTTGTCTGCCAAATTGGCTTAAAGATTGACTCATCTTGCAGCCGATGGAATAACAGAAACTTCTAGAAACActcgtgggtgggggggggggggggggctggtggcgcaccggtagagttgctgcctcacagcgccagagacctgggttcaatcctgaccacgggtgctgtctgtacggatattgcacgttctccccgtgacatgcatgggatttctccgagctctccggtttcctcccacacttcaaagacgtgcaggtttgtaggttaattggcttggtgtaaatgtgaattgtccctggtgtgcgtgtgggatagtgtgaatgtgcggggatcgctggtcggtccggactcgatgggccgaaaggcctgcttccacgctgtttctcaaaactcacctaaactaaactactcagcaggtcgggcagcatctactgGGTGGGAATAAATGAAGGGTTTTCGATCTGAAACATCCCTGTCCCGATCAAGATCAGGAACGTTTAATTTTCACTTTGATcggcaacggaacaatgaaattctttcttgctgcagcttttaCAGCCAATAATcgtagataaatatataataatcaataatgcgaTCAATAAATAGTCAGTAATAGTGCCAAACCGAAGTCCGTAGAGCAACCGCAGACACAGTCTGCAGAAAATCACAGTTCCTGAGGTTAGTGTtgggcctgatggttgctggttcctgaacctggaggtcacggttttcaggcccctgtaccttcttctcgatggtagcagcgagatgagagcgtggccaggttggtgagggtctctgacgatgctggctgcctttttgaggcagagcctcctgtagatgttgggaggtcagtacaatagagaatagacaataggtgcaggagtgggccatttggcccttcgagccagcacatccattcaatgtgatcatggcaaattatccccaatcagtaccccattcctgccttctccccatatcccctgactccgctatctttaagagccctatctagctctctcttgaaagtatccagagaaccagcctccaccgccctctgaggcagacaattccacactcacaactctctgggtgaaaaagtgtttcctcgtctccgttctaaatggcttactccttattcttaaacggtggcccctggttctggactcccccaacatcgggaacatgtttcctgcatctagcgtgtccaagcccttaacaatcttatatgtttcaatgagatccttctaaactccagagtgtacaagcccagccgctccattctctcagcacatgacagtcccgccatcccgggaattaaccttgtaaacctacgctgcattccctcaatagcaagaattgccttcctcaaattagagggccaaaactgcacacaatactccaggtatggtctcactagggctctgtacaactgcagaaggacctctttgctcctatattcgattcctcttgttataaaggccaacatgccatttgcttaccCGTgctggactagtgtagaaggggcatgttggctggtgcgggcaagttgggccaaagggcagtgtccaccactctctgtagatcCCTTCGTTGCTGGGCGTTTGAGTCGCTGATCCAGGCCGTGATGGCCATGATGGTCAGTGTGCTCTGGAGCCTGCTCTGACCGATGGAAGTGACTGACCTACAGAGCGATGCCAAGGGTCCAATGTCCCCAACACTGCTGGCCACCTGGTGGGGGGGGACAGACACACCTGGGGAGGACACACCTGGACTCCCGCCACCCTGACCTTGAGAGAGTTGATGACCCCAGGAGAAGGGTGACCGGGGGAGGACCTCATtgcaacttaccgaatagtgaaaggcccggatagagtggatgtggagaggatgtttccactagtgggagagtgtaggactagagggcacagcctcagatttaaaggacgttcttttagaaaggagatgaggaggaatttcttt from Leucoraja erinacea ecotype New England chromosome 6, Leri_hhj_1, whole genome shotgun sequence includes:
- the LOC129698338 gene encoding rho-related GTP-binding protein RhoG-like produces the protein MVTIRVMLLGSELVGKTSLVVCLTTRLFPRDSLPTVFDSFSTQLRLGERTVVLNVWDTASQEEHRLSVRQFYYPLADIFLICFSIGDPSSFERVWADWYREVRQHRPDVPVLLVGTKKDLRQEQAAAGQRQAAPVSYQQGARLARRMRAVKYLECSALQREGVGEVFEEAARAVLRGGRSKRTRSCVLT